The window AGGCATAATAATTTGGTTATTATGGTAGAAGAGATCTGTCTATATCAGCTTTTCAGATCTGAGGAAGGCAGGCACCTGTCAGGACGCAGTGAAAACCCCAGGAGAGTCATCCCTaagacacataaataaattatgggaTGACTGAGTCATGAAAACTTTTGTTCCTCCATTTTGATGGCTTCCTTAGTACTCCATGGAAGACTTCTCTTCCCTTTTTAACTCCAGCAGAGCTTCCAAAACTTTTAGGATAAATCCCTATTCTAAATCTACTAGGTTTAACAATGAAAAGTAGTTATTTTCTTGTCCTGATAAAACATTGGCTAATATACAAAGTCTATCTTTACCAGAATTAACAGCAATGGACAAACCATTCTTTATTAACAAATTACACTTCTTATCTTTAATCTCAATAGTACAATTACATGGGAGGGCAATTATACCTCATCAGTCAAATTCTCCAAGGTGTATGTATGTGGTTACTATAAAGAGGTCACAAAAAGCACAATGCAGGTAAAGGATTACACACATTATGGAATACTTTTATGTTGTACCATAtattaaatgtacataattatgACTATATGTtggaatatgtatatacatatctataaGGGCTTACTTAAGCTAAGttatatgtaattacatatagtatatataataaaataatttctaacttTCTGTAATAAGTTTCAATAGGATAACAGGATAAGATGCATCagtattttttctgcttttgcaCATTTATCCTTAATAGGTCTACAGCAAAAGTTCTTCATGAAAGAAAAGTTGCATTTTCCAAGAATATCACTTTTTTAAAGGAACTGGGTTAAGAAAATCTCATCGATATCTCCTCCTACtaatctcccttctcttttccctatatTATTGAACAAGTCATAGAGAAGAATTTTATCCTGAAATATCTAATCTCAGTTCTCATGGACAAAtaccaagaaaagaaattgctaggttctttgagaaatttttctATAACTTCATATAGTATTTTACAACTGTCTTCAAAGTCATTTTGTCTTTTACCCTCATCTGAAATGTATGAACATTCCAGTTGCTCACCATTATGTGGAATTTCACTTGCAttcattttcaattatttgttcttttctaactGGAGGGTCTGAATtttagtcattcatttttttcaaatatagaataataaatataagaatattatatTGTGTGCCAAAGAAATTTGGTGACAACTAATTTTCTGAAAGTGTCCTTCACATCTCTGTTCCTAAGATTGTAGATCAATGGGTTCAGCATGGGAATCACCACTGTATAAAACACAGAGGCTACTTTAACTGAGAGCCAAGTAGTCTTGGGACTAGGAGCGCAGTAGAGGAACAGGATGGTTCCATGAAAGATGGTGATGGCGTTCCGGTGGGAGACACAGGTGGAGAAGGTTCTCTGATGCCCACTTGCAGAAGGCATCCTCATAACAGTGATGAAAATGAACACAGAGGACACAATGATAATGATCAGGCTGCTCACCTCATTGAATACCGCAATAATGAAACATAGCATCTGGCTGATATGGGGGTCTGAGCAGGAGACAGAAACAATTACAGGGTGGTCACAGATGAAGTTATTTATGATGTTAGATTCCCCATATGACAGGGCAAGAAGAATATATGTGAGTGTCAGGGAGCATACCAAGCCCCAAGAGTAAGATCCAGCCACCAGAAGAACACAAAGCTTCTGAGACATTATAGTGGTATATAGCAGAGGGTTACAAACTGCCCCCAAATGGTCATAGACCATGGCTGCTAGCATGAAAGTTTCTATACCTGAAAAAAtgcaagtaaaagaaaattgcatgatacaaccagagaaagagaTGGTTTTCTCTTTCACAACCAGGTTCTCCAGCAATTTAGGTGCAACTACAGTGGAATAACAGCAATCTAAAAAGGAAAGGTGGCTAAGGAAAAAGTACATGATTGTATGGAGTTTGGGGTTGAACATGATGATTATTATCATCCCCAAATTTCCCACTAGAGTGACTGCATAAACGGACAAGAAAACTAGGAAGAGTGGAATCTGGAGACCTGTGTATTCTGAGAAACCCAACAGATTAAAAGTGGGCCTGCTGCTTCGATTTCCTTCAGAAGATGTCATAAATTCTGTggactaaaaaaaaagaaaacacacaaattatTCCGGAAAAGTagaattaataggaaaaaaagggaaggaataaAGAGGTTGCAAGTGTAAAGAGTGACTTAATTTAAGAAGCCGGGTACCCAATGAAAGCAGCAGTCGCACCTGACAATTTCTTAAGATAGGAATTCCCCAACCCCATCAACCTTCTGAATAAAAAACTTTGGAATGATGTCCACACTTTGTGATTCTACCAAGCCTCCAGAGGATTTCTACCTGCACTGAAATGTGAGAAATACTAGATAACAACTTATTTAAAAGTCAACCTTTGTTAGTATTGTTTTTGTACCgctgaaatataaatttatcGCTCAAAGTAATCACAAAAATTGAAGCAAAGGAAGCAGAACAGAAACAAAGAGCCCTTTGATATGATTTGAGGAATGACACTAAGGATCGCAGAGATGGCTCAACATCAGTATTGGCAACCCAGATATGTTAGTGTTAATTGCTTTTGCATTTTATACCTTTCTAGACATGATACAAAATCAAATGACCATAGAATTTAGTCGTTGGACTGTGTAGATTCCATGATGCAGTGTAGATTCCATTCTATATGATTCTGTAGAATTTGCTACAGAATCTCATCTACGACATATTCACACTGTCTCCATTCAAACTTCATCAATGCATGCTGTCTCCTTGGGTATTTTTATGTGTCTTTTATTGAGACATtgaatcaacatttattattttttagaggttttcaattaaattttcaaTAACTTTATTAATATGCTTTAAGTCAGgtgtatatttaatatttaatatacctgattacatatatatgtatatagataacCTAAAGAACTGACTTAAAGCATGTTAATAGTTATTTCACtttaaatgttaatgaaatacatatatgtatacatacattggtatttatatattcataaatatatgtagAACAGAAACATGTTACAGTCACCAACAATATTtccatacaaaatatattctatgattCAATGAAAATTGTATAATAAAAACTGCACAGGTACTTAACCAAAGAAACAACCCTTTCTTTAAGATGAGGCAAACTAGGAGAAGAGGATGAAGTATAAGCAATGGGCAATTTACTGAGTGGTCTtgatatgaaagaagaaaaaatgaaaaaaagcaacACAAGGCAAGAGCAGAAATACATCTCTAGATTGTATTCCATTTTTTCAGCTTTATGGGGAATAAGTATCTCAACATAGACGTGACCCCATGAGTTCCTACTCTTACATGACAGCAACTCAACACAGAACATCTATTAGGAGTGGGTTTTTCCCATTGCCAGTGGGCCTGGGTGGGCAGACTTGAAATATCCATTATTTCTTAGACAgttttaatacataaattttccttcaaaatgtgAATATACTAGTAAAGTCTGTTACTACTACTCTTGATACATGGCATAGTTTGTAGGTCAGTAACAAATATGTACTCAGGAAAAGTCTTGGTACTTAAGTCCTAGCAATTTccaatggatttttaaaacatcaatggTTCAGGATTAGGCTTGTACTCAAATCAGAACTAGATCTAGGGGAGCTCACAATCAACAAACATTCCACAAATTTTCTGTGACTTTCTCCATTGATCCCTGGTACTACCACTGCTGCCAGTTTCTGTAGTACACAATTTAATTCTGAGAAACCATTTATGCACTGTGAGTGAAAATCAAGGCAACCCTGGCCATAGGAAGAGACCTGTTTAATTTTATAGACATTTATGTGAACCGCACCCCTGTTTTCCACTTGCTTTGaaagaccaaaaataaatgaactgacCTGAAACCTGAAGTTTTTGATTAATTCACTAAGAATTTCTTCTTAAGATTAATGAAGGTCAAGTATTTCTGTCCACGGTGAGTAAATATTACTTCACAGAGCAATATGCATGAGGTTTGTTACAAAAGTGGACAGTAAAATGGCAATGAAATGGCATTTTACAAAGAAACACCTGAAAGTGGAACACATAGTCTAACCTCTGCCAAACTCCAGGTCTTATTCATTTCCCCAGACTGTGAAGATAGTGGCATCAGGGAATTATAATTGGAGTGGGCTGCAAAAACGTACAATTAGTTGAAACAGTTTTGCATCATTGTGATAGCTGTTTTCTTCTGAAGCACTAGGGATGATTACATTACAGTATTTATTCCATTAACTGCTTTTGGGtattgaattaatgaaataataaaagttcacTCACTGAAGAAAAAACACAGACTTCACAGTTTGTCCATAACTAAAAGTAATATCCCATTgccattttgatttgcatttccctgataattaatagtacagagcattttttttttcttagaaatttaggtcatttgtatgtcttttctgCACATCTACTTAAGCTCTTAATCCAATATAAATTGtgatattaattcattatttgttattttgttattgaattgTAGGAGCTTCttattccttatatattctggatgttaaccTCTCATCAGATTtaaagtttgtaaatattttctttgattctattttcttctctgataAATCTCAAAGATTATTACTCTCATCAACTATACTTATTTCagtatttaaatttccatttggattcttttttccaaaactaaactctttttttaatagctttagtgtatttgtttatttttatgtgatgctgaggatcaaacccagtgcctcaaacatgctagataagtgctccaccactgatccgcaaccccagcccccatttaaatttttaacaccagttactatatttttattctatttctatttagtgtttttttcttaagaaaaacactctttttatttatctcagCTTATAGTGtcctaaacattttaaatgtttgattttgctttatcttttttatgGTTTCGATATTAGGcttccctgaaaagctcatgtgtgagataatgcaagaacttcagaggtgaaatgattgggttatgagagccttaaactaaCAATGCATTAGTCCACCTATAAGGACTAGCTGGGAATAACTATAGGCACCTAGGGTGTGACTGAATGAGGTGCTTCACCGGGGAcgtgcttttggggtatatattttgtctctggtgagcagaactttctttctgctttctgactctcaagtcctgagctgctttcctctaccatattCTCCACCATGACATCTGTCTCACCTCAGGGCCAGAGTAaaggagttggccatctgtggactcagacctctgaaaccatgagccccaaataaacttttcctcctctaaaattgttctggtcagatcttttggGCACAGTGattaaaaagttgactaaaataatgTTCTTATTCATGGAATGTATAgttgatttataaaatattttgaagaagtttTGAGGAATTCTAAAGCTATTGTATACTATTTTGAATATAATATTGTATATTATTTCACAGGCTTCtttacatttctctctctctctctccttctctctctctctctctctctctctctctctctctctctctctctctctttccagagACATATATTCATGTACCACAGATAGacacatattcaagggagaatgcaggttTTCTCAAGAGAGAACACATCTTTGAAGTAAAACaagaaatacacatttaagaGAGAACCAGTGCCATCTTCAGAGAAAGAAACTTTTGGAGTGAAGCAAAAAAATACAACCAAATAAGAATGCAGGCCATCTCCAGAGGTAGAGACTGCCCTTCTCCTATCTTTTAATGTACTTTGCAAATTTGATTTAGCACTGAACATTATGTTCAAAACTCAGGTGTAAAGATAGCTTGAGGTCTCAAAGCTTCTAACCAAGACCAAAATGTCTCTCCTTCTAAGTTATTTAGAGCACAGGCTTTTGAGTACTCTTTCAACCAACCTTCAGGCCTAGCATTTTCTGGTCACTGAAATGAATCACATCTAAGTAAGTGTGGTCTAtcacattatcatttttataccTGTGGCATCAGTTCAGGGTCTCAATCTGGAAATTTTTCAACTTTGGTTACCATTAAAATTTAACCCTTTCCCTATATGTGTCCATGTGACCATAAAACTTGTAGCTCATACATTCAGTGACTGATTTCCAGGGAAATGCAGGTGCAGGTATCTGGCTCATCTTTCTGGGATCCTGGCTTATTGTGAAAATTGGCCTAATGTACATTCTTCCTTGaattatataaattcatttttctactgACTGGACATGGTAACTGTAATTGGGTAGAAATCATACTACTTCatgtacttcataaatatttcaagtatataaaaatactaaGTCTCTTTTTCTTATCTGAGGcagagtctagctaagttgcttggggccttgctaaattactgaggctagcctcaaatttgcattcctcctgtctcagcctcctgagacaatGGGATTACATAATGCCCCACCACACCCGGCGATATCATTTTCCTTTAGAAGGCTGGCAAATCCAAAtttggtggtgcactcctataattccTGTGATTTGTGGAGCTGAGTGGAGGATTATGAGTTTAAGGCCAACAAGATTAACCCtaccaagaccctgtttcaaacttaaaaagtaaGAAGTGTGGCAAATTCTACAATATACATAGCATGCGAACTACCAAAAACAATTGAAACGTGAGCTGAGGATTTGTTTTTTGGACCCAAGGGCACTTTCCCACTGAATCCACATTTCTAATGGTATTTTTAGATAgtactcactgagttgctgagactgacattTGGAAACAGTTGAGGCTTAGAAGACCTTGAATATTGCCTTTTGATCTATTATTTTTCTGACACATCCATTACTTTTTTAGATACTTTTTccaatgctgtgaccaaaagacctaacaagaacaattttagaggagaaaaagtttatttggggccttacagtttcagaggtcttagtccttaaatggccaactccattttTCTGGGCCTAAGGTAAGTCAGAATATCAATGGCAGAAGTACGGCaatggaaagcagctcaggacatgataacaggaagcagagagagagagagagagagagagggaggagagatgtGGAAtgcccccaaagacccacctcctccagccacacccaacctgcctagGGTTATCACTCAGGTAATCcgtatcaggggattaatgtattgattggattaagactcctGTAgaccaataatttcacctctaaaatttcttgtattgtctctCACATGACCTCTTGGGGGACAACTCACTTCTAAACcacagtccatagatagccagctATTCCAAAGATGATGAGAGATGGCTGAGCGAACCCATACTCAGCAGCATGTGCTATGAAGCAAGGCTTTCCTAAAGTACATAGCATGCAGCAGAGCCACATCAGGTTGCCCACagtttctagaaaaataattaattgggCTCTTAATTATTGACTATGGAATGGTTTTAAAGAGTTGCTGAGGCATTAGTTTCGAGTGCTCCTGAGACTCACAcacttaaatgtttttttatgaCATTCTTTGGCATCTTTAGAGCACAGGacataaacaatattttattcagtgaacAGCATGTGACAATGGAATATGTGTCTGGGTAAAAATGAAGGAGCTAAGCAGTGTTGACGCTGACTGCATCTCTGCTCTGTTAGTGTTCACTATCCTTGGTTAGCTTCCTGTAAATGCTCATTCCAGGCCCTGGGTTGAAGGAATGCTCACTCTTTGTGTTGTGCTTATCTGTAGGTGGAAGGCATCCACCCCAGGAGGAAAGAATCAAACCAGGAAGAGACATTTAAGGCCCCTTCTGTGCAGTAGCTTACAACACATTCACCAACTTCACATTGTCTAGGGCGAGTCACATGGAATTATTCTGTCTACCTGCTGGATGAAAGCAGACAACAGAATAAATAATGATGGTGACTATATCATTATCCTCTACCCAAGTCTCACATCTGCCACAAAATGAAGGTGAGGAAATTCATAGggcaaaatataaagaatttaatgCACTCTTGAATATAATAGAGTAGAAATTCTCCAGAACTTCAAGGGAAGATGAGTATGGTCTTAAACAATTACAAAACCATTAttcaaaacaagtttttttttaattctaagttaaatttttaattttaattaaatttgattttaagctaaaatttaactttctccttttcaaaggatattaattattgaaaaataaagcaaaatatgaaaatgttttatgttataaacagaaaaaggaataatatccagaatacacatAAAACAATTGCAGATGGAAAATAATTCAAAGGGTTGGTAACATGGCATACaaagaattttggaaaagaaatatgtccatggaaatattaaaatatgcccAACCTCAGGAATTGCAAATATTTAATCATGATCTACAATGAGTAAATTATTAAACTTCCACAAGTCTGAAAATACTAAGAGCTGATGGAGTAGATTATGACTTTGGGATATTCAGACGTTGCTATTTATTACAAATTGATATAACCTTTTTGAAAAAGTAGAGCTACATATATGTGCACAATACTTGTAGTTATAAATCTCATTctcatggagattcctcagaaaacttggaatggaaccactatttgacccagttattccactccttcatttatatccaaaggacttaaaattaacatactacagtgatgcagccacatcaatgtttatagcagctcaattcacaatagctaaactatggaaccagcttagatgcccatcatcagatgaatggatagagaaaacatgattatatatatatatccaggaagcagagagagaggaagagaagagattCCTTCACCATGGACAAAAATGTGGGATGTCCCCAaagactcacctcctccagccatacccaacCTGCTAGGGTTATCACTCaggtacatacatacatacacaatggaatattactcagctttagagaagactgaaattctggcatttgctggtgaatagatggagttagagaatatcgtgctgagtgaaataaggcaatcccaaaaaaccaaaggctgaatattttctctaataagtgaatgatgatatataatgggggtggaagtaggaggggagagaagagtgGAGTAACTTTAGATttcatagagggaaatgagaggggagtatgaaaaatggcttaatgaaacagacatcattattctatgtactattctatgtacatgtacatgaatggtatgaatctatatcatgcacaaacatagaaaggaaaagatgtactccatttgtgtataatgaatcaaaatgtggtctttagaaattaaaacaataattaaaaaaaagaaaaaagaataaaagcccTTCCATcccctccaaaataaaaaataaaaaaaaaaaaaagctaaacagGGACAAGATTATACaactataaatatatgaaaaatcttGAGTGATTTATAAAGTCAGAGAGTATAAAGTATGATACATGAAATAAGCAATATATCATTATAAAGTTTTTGAATAGGAAATATCATTTACTATTTTGAGGGAGATATCTTTAGATAGTGAATCTCTATAACAGGTGCATCTTTATTGTTAAAGTCTTAATTTTGGCTAATGCACAAATGGAGAGAAATAGCCAGACAATGATTTTTATAGTACTGGAGATAGTTTTACTCTGATCTGTTTGGAAGTTACacaatatttccttaaaaaagtACTTCTGtatgtattaaattttaattactgaTACAAGAGAGGCAAATGCCATGTTTTCAAAGggactgattttcattttaaaatagaaaaaggttaGATAATTCTAACcatttaggaaaatgaaataaacagattGTATGTTTTACAAAACAATGGGTAATCTATGATTAATTAattatgaaaagtaaagaaaaagaaatgcagggAAATTTTATATTAACTACTATAAGTTAAATGCATTATTATAATGATTTTgagaatggaaaaatgaagaaattcccAATTTTGTAGATATAAACAATATGACTTATTGGCAGATACATAGAGGTTGGGTAGGAAGAGTTAACATTTTTTTCGATAACAATGCTCATATTCTTTATTCAAGATTTTGGGTGATTTACAAGGaattaacaaaagcaaaaagatgaATGAAGATATTTGGAGTTGTATTATTTATAAGagcaaaaacatggaaaaaaccTGTGTTTGAAATTGGAAAACTTTAAATATCatacttcattaaaatattgttatattaatATACCTAAAATAACTATgtagatgttttttttttattttattttaattcattgtacacaaattgggtacaacatATTGTGTCTCTGGtagtacacaaagtagagtcataccattgtgtaatcatatatgaacatagggtaaatgtttgtctcattctactatttttctttcccccaccctcattttcctctatacatgtcatccttcctccattctttcctccctctcacccctgttatgtgtcatcattcacttatcagagaaattgtttggcctttgttttctattggcttatttcatttagcatgatattctccaactccatctacttacctgcaactgccataattttattcttctttatggctgaataatattccattgtgcatatatatcacggtttctttatccatccatgtACTCAAGGGCATCCAGGTTTGTTGgacaatctagccattgtgaattgagctgctattaacattgatgtagctgtgtcactgtagtatgctgattttaagtcctttgggtatagaccaagtagtgggatagttgggtcaaatggtggatccattccaagttttctaaggaatctccataccgctttccagagaGGAAGCACCAAactgcaaccctaccagcaatgtatgagtgtacctttttccccacatcctcaccaacacctactgttgtgtgtattcttgatattagacattctaattggggtgagatgaaggtaaaagagctctacaatgagaactacagaatattaaagaaagaaattaaagaaaaccttagaagatggaaagatctcccatgttcttggatatgaagatttaatattgttaagattgccatactaccaaaaatgatatacaaattccatgcaattccaattacaatGCCAATGATTtacctaaagaaatagagaaagtgatattgaaattcatttggaagaataagagacccacgatagctaaagcaatccttagtaggaagagtgaaacaggtggtatcacaataccagacaatagtaacaaaaaccacatggtattggcaccaaagtacacatgcagatcaatggtacagaatagaagacacaaagacaaacccacataaatacagttacctcatactagacaaagatgccaaaaacatacaatggagaaaagatagtctcttcaacaaatggtgctgggaaagctggaaatacatatacagcaaaatgaaaccaaacccctatctctcatcctgcacaaaacgcaactcaaagtggatcaaagacctagggattagaccagagatcctgtacctaacagaagaaaaagtaggcccaagtcttcaccatgtaggcttaggatcagacttccttaacatgactcccaaagcacaagaaataaaagcaggaatcaataattggggtagattcaaactaaaaagcttttttttttttttttttttttttttaatcagcaaaggaaacaatcaacaatgtgaagagagagtctacagagtgggaaaaagtcTTTGCCTCACACACTtcagagagcactaatttccagaatatataaagaactcaaaaagtttacaccaagaatacaaataacccagtcaataaatgggttaaggacatgaactgacacttcacagaagatctacaaacaatcaacagatatatgaacaaatgttcaaaatctctactaataagagaaatgcaaatcaaa of the Sciurus carolinensis chromosome 11, mSciCar1.2, whole genome shotgun sequence genome contains:
- the LOC124959183 gene encoding olfactory receptor 5D13-like — encoded protein: MTSSEGNRSSRPTFNLLGFSEYTGLQIPLFLVFLSVYAVTLVGNLGMIIIIMFNPKLHTIMYFFLSHLSFLDCCYSTVVAPKLLENLVVKEKTISFSGCIMQFSFTCIFSGIETFMLAAMVYDHLGAVCNPLLYTTIMSQKLCVLLVAGSYSWGLVCSLTLTYILLALSYGESNIINNFICDHPVIVSVSCSDPHISQMLCFIIAVFNEVSSLIIIIVSSVFIFITVMRMPSASGHQRTFSTCVSHRNAITIFHGTILFLYCAPSPKTTWLSVKVASVFYTVVIPMLNPLIYNLRNRDVKDTFRKLVVTKFLWHTI